A genome region from Bacillaceae bacterium IKA-2 includes the following:
- a CDS encoding ribonuclease HII: MMKRSIKEIAKLLQNKLEISEDLLNDIKSDERKGIQKQYTKWLINKDKQKKLESQFKEMSKYEQNLWGNGTSYIAGIDEVGRGPLAGPVVAAAVILPKDFLLLGLTDSKKVTKINREDYYQKIYAEAISIGIGFVESTEIDRINIYQATKLAMEKAIRDLAVVPDHLLIDAMQLTIPINQSSIIKGDNKSISIAAGSIIAKVTRDRYMEQLAEQFPHYGFERHMGYGTREHLIAIQEYGICEEHRKSFAPVREVITNKLF, from the coding sequence ATAATGAAAAGATCAATTAAAGAAATTGCTAAATTACTTCAAAATAAGTTAGAAATTAGTGAAGACTTGTTAAATGATATAAAAAGTGATGAAAGAAAAGGGATTCAAAAACAGTACACAAAATGGTTAATTAATAAAGATAAACAAAAAAAATTAGAATCTCAATTTAAAGAAATGTCAAAATACGAGCAAAATCTCTGGGGGAATGGAACTTCATATATAGCTGGAATTGACGAAGTTGGTAGAGGTCCTTTAGCGGGGCCAGTTGTAGCAGCAGCAGTTATTTTACCAAAAGATTTTTTGTTATTAGGTCTGACGGATTCTAAAAAAGTAACAAAAATAAATCGTGAAGATTATTATCAAAAAATTTATGCTGAAGCTATTTCCATTGGGATAGGCTTTGTCGAGTCTACCGAAATAGACCGAATTAATATTTATCAAGCTACAAAACTAGCAATGGAAAAAGCGATAAGAGACTTGGCTGTTGTACCAGATCATTTATTAATTGATGCAATGCAACTTACTATACCAATTAACCAATCATCGATAATTAAAGGGGATAATAAAAGTATTTCTATTGCAGCTGGCTCTATCATCGCGAAAGTAACTAGGGACCGGTATATGGAACAATTAGCTGAACAGTTCCCTCACTATGGTTTTGAGAGGCATATGGGCTATGGTACTCGTGAACATTTAATAGCAATCCAAGAGTATGGGATTTGCGAGGAGCATCGTAAATCTTTTGCTCCTGTCCGAGAAGTGATCACAAATAAACTATTTTAA
- the ylqF gene encoding ribosome biogenesis GTPase YlqF: MTTIQWFPGHMAKARREVTEKLKLIDVVIELVDARVPLASRNPMIDELVSHKPRLILLNKADLADPILTTKWCQFFQEQGFKVIPIDSQSGKGAEKIPTLAKELAVNLLEKWKAKGMNPRAIRALILGIPNVGKSTLINRLANKRIAKTGDRPGITKRQQWIKVGSELELLDTPGILWPKFEDQLVGYRLAATGAIKDEILDYQDIAVFLLKYLKKEYPKLLMDRFKLSEINEDVIELFDAIGRNRGLLISGGYIDYDRAAELIIREFRSCKIGKISLEKPK; this comes from the coding sequence ATGACGACGATACAATGGTTTCCTGGTCATATGGCTAAAGCCCGTCGTGAAGTAACGGAAAAATTAAAACTAATTGATGTAGTAATTGAATTAGTTGATGCAAGGGTTCCTCTTGCTTCAAGAAACCCAATGATCGATGAACTAGTTAGCCATAAGCCGAGACTCATTTTGCTTAATAAAGCTGATTTAGCTGATCCTATACTGACAACAAAATGGTGTCAATTTTTTCAAGAACAAGGCTTTAAAGTAATTCCTATTGACTCCCAATCAGGTAAGGGAGCGGAAAAAATTCCGACACTTGCAAAAGAACTTGCTGTTAATTTATTAGAAAAATGGAAAGCAAAAGGAATGAATCCAAGAGCGATTAGAGCATTAATTTTAGGGATTCCTAATGTTGGAAAGTCAACCTTAATCAACCGCTTAGCTAATAAGAGAATTGCCAAAACAGGTGATAGACCTGGAATTACCAAACGGCAACAGTGGATTAAGGTAGGTAGTGAATTAGAATTATTAGATACACCAGGAATACTCTGGCCAAAATTTGAAGATCAGTTAGTGGGGTACCGATTAGCAGCTACTGGAGCGATTAAAGATGAAATTCTTGATTATCAAGACATAGCTGTATTTTTACTTAAATATTTAAAGAAAGAGTACCCAAAACTTTTAATGGATCGGTTTAAACTTTCAGAAATAAACGAAGATGTAATCGAGCTATTTGATGCTATTGGTAGAAATAGAGGCTTACTAATTAGTGGTGGCTATATCGATTACGATCGAGCGGCAGAGTTAATTATTAGAGAATTTCGTTCGTGTAAAATCGGTAAAATTTCATTAGAGAAACCCAAATAA
- the lepB gene encoding signal peptidase I has protein sequence MSTVKSESWEWLKAVLIALLLAFMIRYFLFAPIVVDGESMMPTLQNSDRLIVNKIGYTISKPERFDIIVFHATSEKDYIKRVIGLPGDSIAYENDELYLNGQLVEELYLAEYQTEYQKDAYSLPFTGDFTLEDFTGIDVVPEGHLFVLGDNRQHSKDSRHIGFISYDSVVGSANVIFWPFSEIRIAK, from the coding sequence ATGTCTACCGTGAAAAGTGAATCGTGGGAATGGTTGAAAGCCGTTTTGATCGCGTTATTACTCGCTTTTATGATTCGTTATTTCTTGTTTGCTCCTATTGTTGTTGATGGAGAATCAATGATGCCGACGCTTCAAAATAGTGATCGTTTAATTGTAAATAAAATTGGCTATACAATAAGTAAGCCAGAACGATTTGATATTATTGTTTTTCATGCAACATCAGAAAAAGACTATATAAAACGAGTAATCGGCTTGCCTGGAGATTCGATTGCCTACGAAAATGATGAGTTATATCTAAATGGACAACTTGTTGAAGAGCTTTACTTGGCAGAGTACCAAACAGAGTACCAAAAAGATGCTTATAGTTTACCGTTTACAGGTGATTTTACGTTAGAGGACTTTACAGGAATTGATGTTGTTCCTGAAGGGCATTTATTCGTATTAGGGGATAATAGACAGCATAGTAAAGATAGCCGTCATATTGGATTTATCTCTTATGACAGCGTTGTAGGAAGTGCTAATGTAATTTTTTGGCCCTTTTCTGAAATTAGAATCGCAAAGTAG
- the rplS gene encoding 50S ribosomal protein L19, whose translation MNNIIRELTKQQLNSEIPAFRPGDTLRIHVKVVEGTRERIQLFEGVVIKRRGSGVSETFIARKISYGVGVERTFPLHSPKIELIEVMRRGKVRRAKLYYLRALRGKAARIKEIR comes from the coding sequence ATGAACAATATTATTAGAGAATTGACTAAACAGCAATTAAATTCTGAAATCCCAGCTTTCCGCCCTGGAGACACTTTACGTATACACGTAAAAGTTGTTGAGGGAACTCGTGAGCGTATTCAGTTATTTGAAGGTGTTGTAATTAAACGCCGCGGTTCAGGTGTTAGTGAAACTTTTATTGCACGTAAGATTTCTTACGGAGTAGGTGTTGAACGTACATTCCCATTACATTCACCGAAGATCGAATTGATCGAAGTGATGCGTCGTGGTAAAGTCCGTCGTGCTAAATTGTACTACTTACGCGCTCTTCGTGGAAAAGCAGCTCGTATTAAAGAAATCCGATAA
- the trmD gene encoding tRNA (guanosine(37)-N1)-methyltransferase TrmD: MRFEILTLFPEMFAGVLGNSILKKAEEKKLVSYNVVDFRDFTENKHLKVDDYPYGGGGGMILTPQPIFDAVEAITKQVPAAKNSKVILLCPQGQRYTQKKAEELASCDQLIFICGHYEGYDERIREHLVTDEISIGDFVLTGGELGAMVIIDSVTRLLPGVLGNETSAITDSFSTGLLEYPHYTRPVDFRGMKVPDVLISGHHKNINEWRHQQSLKRTLERRPDLLEARTFSKEEKVWLKDLKEKYVSKE; encoded by the coding sequence ATGAGATTTGAAATTTTAACCCTATTTCCAGAAATGTTTGCGGGAGTTTTAGGCAATTCTATTTTGAAGAAAGCTGAAGAAAAAAAACTCGTCTCATATAATGTCGTTGATTTTCGTGATTTCACTGAAAATAAGCATCTAAAGGTCGATGACTATCCGTATGGGGGTGGCGGTGGCATGATACTGACACCACAACCAATTTTTGATGCTGTTGAAGCGATAACGAAGCAGGTTCCTGCTGCTAAAAATAGTAAAGTAATTTTGTTATGTCCACAAGGTCAGCGTTATACTCAAAAAAAGGCAGAAGAATTAGCCAGTTGTGATCAACTCATTTTTATTTGCGGCCATTATGAGGGGTATGATGAGCGTATTCGTGAGCATCTGGTTACTGATGAAATATCTATTGGCGACTTTGTTCTAACTGGCGGTGAGCTAGGAGCAATGGTCATTATTGATAGTGTCACACGCTTGCTACCTGGAGTGTTAGGTAACGAAACATCAGCGATAACAGATTCTTTTAGCACAGGACTATTAGAATATCCTCATTACACACGCCCAGTTGATTTTCGGGGTATGAAAGTTCCGGATGTTCTTATAAGTGGACACCATAAAAATATAAACGAGTGGCGTCACCAACAATCACTTAAAAGAACTCTAGAGAGAAGACCGGATCTTCTTGAAGCGCGCACTTTTTCGAAGGAAGAAAAAGTGTGGCTAAAAGACTTAAAAGAAAAATACGTTAGTAAAGAATGA
- the rimM gene encoding ribosome maturation factor RimM (Essential for efficient processing of 16S rRNA), translating to MPKWFNVGKVVNTHGIKGEVRVISTTDFADERFEVGAIVYLEHPNFSGNLPLTIASYRQHKNFELLTFENYPNMNDVQAFKGGILRITEDQLTELAEEEFYYHEIVGCDVATEEGEELGQVKEIIATGANDVWVIQRINGGKDLLIPYIEQVVKDVDLKGKKITIQLIDGLE from the coding sequence ATGCCAAAATGGTTTAATGTAGGAAAAGTTGTTAATACACATGGAATTAAAGGAGAAGTTCGAGTTATTTCGACGACGGACTTTGCTGATGAAAGATTTGAAGTCGGTGCGATCGTTTATTTAGAACATCCAAATTTTTCAGGGAATTTGCCGTTAACAATAGCTAGTTATCGCCAACATAAAAATTTCGAATTACTAACGTTTGAAAATTATCCAAACATGAATGATGTCCAAGCATTTAAAGGCGGTATTTTACGAATAACAGAAGATCAACTTACTGAATTAGCGGAAGAAGAATTTTATTATCATGAAATTGTTGGTTGTGATGTGGCAACAGAAGAAGGGGAAGAGTTAGGGCAGGTTAAAGAAATAATCGCAACTGGTGCAAATGATGTTTGGGTTATCCAACGAATAAACGGTGGCAAGGATTTGCTAATACCTTACATTGAGCAAGTCGTTAAAGATGTAGACTTAAAAGGGAAAAAAATTACTATTCAGTTAATCGATGGACTTGAATAA
- a CDS encoding YlqD family protein, with product MMKIIKKVVVKQVLTENRKQSMWDDFLKQKKQVLKEIKQLEFQLHKKLKASKNNFEYQNTLKSSFNKEIKERNDKAKIIDFQINQLNELQIGTEIKEQTIETLSDLKVGDDWNSVFNSQEIIIKDGVVTEIREGGREN from the coding sequence ATGATGAAAATCATAAAAAAAGTTGTTGTTAAGCAAGTGTTGACTGAGAACAGGAAACAATCGATGTGGGATGATTTTCTTAAACAAAAAAAACAAGTTCTAAAGGAAATTAAACAATTAGAATTTCAATTACATAAAAAACTAAAAGCCAGTAAAAACAACTTTGAATATCAAAATACCCTTAAATCTTCTTTTAATAAAGAAATAAAAGAACGGAATGATAAAGCTAAGATTATTGATTTTCAAATCAATCAGTTAAATGAACTTCAAATAGGAACCGAAATAAAAGAACAAACGATTGAGACATTATCTGACTTAAAGGTTGGAGATGATTGGAACAGTGTTTTTAATAGTCAAGAAATTATTATTAAAGACGGTGTTGTTACTGAAATTCGTGAAGGAGGCAGGGAAAATTAA
- a CDS encoding KH domain-containing protein has translation MKELVETIAKALVDHPEDVHVTEVEHEQSLTLQLSVHASDMGKVIGKQGRIAKAIRSVVYAAGANHKKRINLEIV, from the coding sequence ATGAAAGAGTTAGTTGAAACAATTGCCAAGGCTCTTGTTGATCATCCCGAAGATGTTCATGTAACTGAAGTTGAACATGAGCAGTCCTTGACTTTACAACTATCAGTCCATGCATCTGATATGGGCAAAGTTATTGGTAAGCAAGGGAGAATTGCGAAAGCAATTCGCTCGGTTGTTTATGCAGCTGGTGCAAATCATAAAAAGCGCATAAATTTAGAAATAGTTTAA
- the rpsP gene encoding 30S ribosomal protein S16, which produces MAVKIRLKRIGSNKAPFYRVVVASSRAPRDGRFIEEIGTYNPLVNPVAFKINEEKALKWMLEGAKPSDTVRNLFSKVGLMEKLHNAKNEK; this is translated from the coding sequence ATGGCAGTAAAAATTCGTTTAAAACGTATAGGTTCAAATAAAGCTCCTTTTTATCGTGTAGTAGTTGCTAGCTCTCGTGCACCACGTGATGGTCGCTTTATCGAGGAAATTGGCACTTACAATCCTTTAGTTAATCCAGTTGCTTTTAAGATTAACGAAGAAAAGGCATTGAAATGGATGCTTGAAGGCGCTAAGCCTTCTGACACAGTTCGTAACCTTTTCTCAAAAGTTGGTTTAATGGAAAAGTTACACAATGCAAAAAACGAAAAGTAA
- the ffh gene encoding signal recognition particle protein, producing the protein MAFEGLAERLQSTLSKIKGKGKVSEEDVKVMMREVRLALLEADVNFKVVKNFIATVKERAIGQEVLKSLTPGQQVIKVVKEELAKLMGGEQSKIAVAKKSPTVVMMVGLQGAGKTTTTGKLANYLRKNHNRKPLLVAGDIYRPAAIKQLETLGNQLSMPVFSLGDQVSPVEIAKQAIVQAKEEHHDYVLIDTAGRLHIDESLMAELMQIKEAVSPDEILLVVDAMTGQDAVNIAESFNEKLGITGVILTKLDGDTRGGAALSVKAVTNTPIKFAGMGEKIDALEPFHPDRMASRILGMGDVLTLIEKAQGTVDEDRARELEKKMRTADITFDDFLEQLAQVRNMGPLDELLGMMPGANKMKGLKNAQVDEKQIGHIEAIVRSMTKKEKDDPTLLNASRKKRIAKGSGTSIQEVNRLIKQFDEMKKMMKQMSGMAGKGKNKGKFKLPFM; encoded by the coding sequence ATGGCATTTGAAGGTTTAGCTGAACGCTTGCAAAGTACTTTAAGTAAAATTAAAGGAAAAGGTAAGGTATCAGAAGAAGATGTGAAAGTGATGATGCGTGAAGTTCGTCTTGCTTTACTTGAAGCAGATGTAAACTTTAAAGTTGTTAAAAATTTTATTGCTACTGTTAAAGAACGAGCTATTGGACAGGAAGTATTAAAAAGCTTAACTCCAGGTCAACAAGTTATTAAAGTAGTAAAAGAAGAACTTGCAAAATTGATGGGTGGCGAGCAAAGCAAAATTGCTGTTGCCAAAAAATCACCAACAGTTGTAATGATGGTAGGCCTGCAAGGTGCAGGTAAAACAACGACAACAGGAAAGCTTGCAAACTATTTAAGAAAAAATCATAACCGTAAACCTTTGCTTGTAGCAGGAGATATTTATCGTCCAGCGGCAATCAAGCAGTTGGAAACTTTAGGGAATCAACTCAGTATGCCTGTTTTTTCATTAGGTGATCAAGTTAGTCCGGTTGAAATAGCTAAACAAGCGATTGTTCAAGCAAAAGAAGAGCATCATGATTATGTACTAATTGATACAGCAGGCCGCTTGCACATTGATGAATCGTTAATGGCTGAATTAATGCAAATTAAAGAAGCCGTGAGTCCTGATGAAATCCTACTTGTTGTTGATGCAATGACAGGACAAGATGCAGTAAATATAGCTGAAAGTTTTAATGAGAAGCTCGGAATAACTGGAGTTATCTTGACAAAACTTGATGGTGATACACGTGGTGGTGCTGCCCTTTCAGTAAAAGCAGTTACAAACACCCCGATAAAGTTTGCTGGTATGGGTGAAAAAATAGATGCTCTAGAACCGTTTCATCCTGATCGGATGGCTTCAAGAATTCTAGGTATGGGTGATGTGCTTACCTTAATTGAAAAAGCTCAGGGCACAGTTGATGAAGATCGTGCCAGAGAGCTTGAAAAAAAAATGCGTACTGCAGACATTACTTTTGACGATTTTCTCGAGCAATTAGCTCAAGTCCGTAATATGGGTCCTCTTGATGAGTTATTAGGTATGATGCCTGGGGCCAATAAAATGAAGGGCTTGAAAAACGCCCAAGTTGATGAAAAACAGATTGGGCATATTGAAGCTATTGTTCGTTCAATGACCAAAAAAGAAAAAGATGATCCAACACTTTTAAATGCTAGTCGTAAAAAAAGAATTGCTAAAGGAAGTGGGACTTCGATTCAAGAAGTAAATCGACTTATTAAGCAATTTGATGAAATGAAAAAAATGATGAAACAAATGTCAGGAATGGCTGGAAAAGGCAAGAATAAAGGGAAGTTTAAACTCCCATTTATGTAA
- a CDS encoding putative DNA-binding protein, translated as MLEKTLRMNYLYDFYQSLLTTKQRQYMQLYYLDDWSLGEIAEEYEISRQAVYDNIKRTDKMLEGYEEKLMLFSRFQERSKLLKNIKTAIEKDATTEEIILIVDSLEKLD; from the coding sequence GTGTTAGAAAAAACGCTGAGAATGAATTATCTTTATGATTTTTATCAAAGCCTACTAACAACGAAACAAAGACAGTACATGCAATTGTATTATCTTGATGATTGGTCCTTAGGTGAAATTGCTGAAGAATATGAAATAAGTCGTCAAGCGGTTTATGATAATATTAAAAGAACTGATAAAATGCTTGAAGGGTATGAGGAAAAACTTATGTTATTTTCTAGATTCCAAGAGCGTTCAAAACTGCTAAAAAATATAAAAACGGCGATAGAGAAAGACGCAACTACTGAAGAAATTATTTTGATCGTCGATTCTCTTGAGAAGTTAGACTAG
- the ftsY gene encoding signal recognition particle-docking protein FtsY, with product MNFFKNLKEKISQQTDSVTEKFKEGLTKTRDSFVGAMNDLVKDYRSVDEEFFEELEEMLITADVGVVTVMELIDELKDVARTRNIKSSEQLQPVISEKLAELLQKNEKDSKINLQAEGLTVILMVGVNGVGKTTTIGKLAHKFKQEGKSVLLAAGDTFRAGAIEQLEVWGERVGVDVIKQQAGSDPAAVMYDAVQAAQSRNVDVLLCDTAGRLQNKVNLMNELGKIKRVIEREVPGAPHEVLLVLDATTGQNAMSQAKAFGKASDVSGIVLTKLDGTAKGGIVLAIRHELDIPVKFVGLGEKIDDLQEFDSGQFVYGLFSEVLEEAESEE from the coding sequence ATGAATTTTTTTAAAAATCTTAAAGAAAAGATCTCGCAACAAACGGATTCTGTAACAGAAAAATTTAAAGAAGGTTTGACGAAAACAAGAGATTCATTTGTAGGTGCAATGAATGACCTTGTAAAGGACTATCGCAGTGTTGATGAAGAATTTTTTGAAGAGCTTGAAGAAATGTTAATTACGGCTGATGTGGGTGTAGTCACTGTAATGGAACTAATTGACGAATTGAAAGATGTCGCAAGAACACGTAATATCAAAAGCTCAGAACAGCTTCAGCCAGTCATTTCCGAAAAACTTGCGGAACTATTACAAAAGAACGAGAAAGACTCTAAAATAAATCTGCAAGCAGAGGGTTTAACGGTTATTTTGATGGTTGGAGTTAATGGTGTCGGTAAAACAACTACAATTGGAAAGCTAGCTCATAAGTTTAAGCAAGAAGGAAAGTCAGTTCTATTAGCCGCGGGGGATACGTTTCGAGCTGGTGCGATTGAACAACTTGAAGTTTGGGGAGAACGTGTTGGTGTTGATGTTATTAAACAGCAAGCAGGGTCTGATCCAGCGGCGGTGATGTATGACGCTGTTCAAGCCGCTCAGTCCCGTAATGTTGATGTATTGCTATGTGACACTGCAGGTCGTTTACAAAATAAAGTTAATCTAATGAATGAATTAGGGAAAATAAAACGTGTTATCGAACGAGAAGTTCCTGGTGCCCCTCATGAAGTTTTGTTAGTTCTTGATGCGACAACTGGTCAAAATGCAATGAGTCAAGCAAAAGCATTTGGGAAAGCTTCTGATGTCTCAGGAATTGTCCTAACAAAACTGGATGGTACAGCAAAAGGCGGGATCGTTTTAGCGATTCGGCATGAATTAGACATTCCCGTGAAATTCGTTGGACTTGGAGAAAAAATCGATGATCTTCAAGAATTTGATTCGGGACAGTTTGTTTATGGTTTATTTTCTGAAGTGCTAGAAGAAGCGGAAAGTGAAGAATAG